A DNA window from Tachysurus fulvidraco isolate hzauxx_2018 chromosome 4, HZAU_PFXX_2.0, whole genome shotgun sequence contains the following coding sequences:
- the LOC113656575 gene encoding toll-like receptor 13: protein MFRFLSMLLLASATGWKSKKCFLYEDEVIKDNQIIPSCPLGNLTASCVDVSDVKLDLAMLPPLVNSLCLEAAQGLELRPNDFKRFSILEQLHIRYCPRAIHSGAFTGLPNLRLISFDGLFLKKTACCKTSFSANAFGLSSLSELFFYYYNMSAISTDVFSGIKGLQTLHFQSCGIEILDIACKTVELSQSLTSLYVSTDDTVVLRNQHCPRLEDASTAEHFKTLKRISFVFPGLKSLGESVFKYFPNISLLNLPMNSVLKMQLLQSGVQKIQTLEAKLEQGGLGSVCDIVYNLSVESLKLENDFSLCDDIELEGCARLREMQLESSYLQDKLCFIRVVKNLQVLDLRFKFLPQLLHNLCDSPDILQLLQKFSLNHSLLSRINRRQFYCLQNLQTLDLAFNKISVIEDFAFAGFDKLQGSYMKDMGLLSDNQTFNGLRCLEYLILRGNKILSVNFTAFEGLTSLKVLDLHGNLIIRIAAKYSIPYQGLESLESLDLKSNRITYVDDFAFKQLKSLKTLILDNNNISEISRFTFFGLDGLESLMIEYNVVNHIEPFALSNLSALRKFSVGCLKHPSSMTAEVEINLGLWFGRIPINLTELIISSCSRPMSIVIGSESAPKPGLQLEIFGQRVSFRDCEKPFFLSVVGLKVIVKQLVCGSRFAGKYFKFLESFELYSQVMITFDDLVDLNTLLHLRNLKLTSIDLSDQPHLGILLHNLTALQFFGLYRSRIPSINEDLTKDLKSLKYLYFSLYNDLNVIDNFAKPLLNLRYIVMINMMLFCSCDNAWFNEWSIDNRQVQVLTWSYPRGHALACRDMNGIQDFAKYSVSSCSLHVGFILYISTSLGILLFMLVVLVYNLAGDYLLAFIYIAQGWMDKAIRGSAKRRYQYDVFVSYSGTDESWVVDELLPNLERRGPPFLQLCLHSRDFQLGVDITENITGSLYKSRHTLCLLSRQYLRSKWCSLEMKLATDYLIAEHRDILIVVFLEKISPKLLSAHHRLARFVKRKTYLDWPQDPQQQVAFWDRLWAKLAPKPF, encoded by the coding sequence ATGTTTCGGTTCCTCTCCATGCTCCTACTAGCATCAGCTACAGGCTGGAAgtctaaaaaatgttttctttacgAAGATGAAGTTATCAAAGACAACCAGATCATTCCGTCTTGCCCGCTGGGAAACCTAACAGCAAGCTGTGTGGACGTCAGTGATGTGAAGCTGGATCTTGCCATGCTTCCTCCTCTTGTTAACAGTCTTTGCCTGGAAGCAGCACAGGGACTGGAGCTACGTCCAAATGATTTTAAGCGATTCTCCATTCTTGAACAATTGCACATCCGATATTGTCCCAGGGCCATTCATTCTGGAGCTTTTACAGGGTTGCCAAATCTGCGTCTGATATCATTTGAtggactttttttaaaaaaaacagcctgtTGCAAGACTTCGTTCTCAGCAAATGCTTTTGGGCTATCCAGCTTGAGTgagctatttttttattactacaaTATGTCAGCAATATCAACAGATGTATTTAGTGGAATAAAAGGACTACAAACCTTGCACTTTCAGAGCTGTGGCATCGAAATCCTGGATATTGCCTGCAAAACTGTTGAACTCTCACAATCACTGACGTCCCTGTACGTCAGCACCGATGACACGGTTGTCCTGAGAAACCAGCACTGTCCTCGATTAGAGGACGCATCGACGGCCGAACATTTCAAAACCTTGAAAAGGATCAGTTTTGTATTTCCGGGTCTGAAATCCTTGGGGGAAAGCGTCTTCAAGTACTTTCCAAATATTTCCCTATTAAACTTGCCCATGAATTCGGTTCTCAAAATGCAGCTGCTGCAGTCTGGAGTACAAAAGATTCAGACGCTGGAGGCAAAACTGGAACAAGGTGGTCTTGGGTCTGTTTGTGATATTGTATACAATCTTTCAGTCGAAAGCTTAAAATTAGAAAACGATTTTTCCCTTTGTGACGATATCGAGCTCGAAGGATGTGCAAGACTGCGAGAAATGCAACTTGAAAGCTCTTACTTGCAAGATAAGCTATGTTTCATTAGGGTTGTAAAAAATCTACAAGTTTTGGATTTGAGATTCAAATTTTTGCCACAGTTACTCCATAATCTTTGTGACTCACCTGATATTTTGCAGCTGTTACAAAAGTTTTCTCTAAATCATAGTTTGTTAAGCAGAATAAATAGAAGACAGTTTTATTGTCTACAAAATCTCCAAACTCTTGATCTCGCCTTTAATAAAATCTCTGTGATCGAAGATTTTGCATTTGCAGGATTTGATAAGTTGCAAGGTTCCTACATGAAGGACATGGGTTTGCTGAGTGATAATCAGACTTTTAATGGTCTCCGTTGTTtggaatatttaattttaagagGTAATAAAATCTTGTCAGTTAACTTTACTGCATTTGAAGGCCTGACCAGTTTGAAAGTCTTGGATCTTCACGGCAACCTGATTATTCGGATCGCTGCGAAATATTCGATTCCGTATCAGGGACTGGAGAGTTTGGAAAGTTTAGACTTGAAGTCTAACAGAATCACGTATGTCGATGACTTCGCATTCAAGCAACTGAAAAGTTTAAAGACTTTAATTTTGGATAACAACAACATTTCTGAAATTAGCAGGTTCACCTTCTTTGGTCTGGATGGTTTAGAGTCATTGATGATTGAATATAATGTAGTTAACCATATCGAGCCCTTTGCCCTGAGCAATTTATCTGCTTTGCGGAAATTCTCAGTTGGGTGTCTCAAACATCCATCATCCATGACCGCAGAGGTCGAGATCAATCTCGGTCTCTGGTTTGGCCGCATTCCGATAAACCTCACTGAACTCATTATCAGCTCCTGCAGCCGCCCAATGAGCATCGTGATCGGGAGCGAGAGCGCCCCCAAACCTGGTCTACAGCTCGAAATCTTTGGACAAAGAGTCAGTTTCCGAGACTGCGAGAAGCCGTTCTTTCTGTCGGTGGTCGGTCTTAAAGTTATAGTCAAACAGCTTGTGTGTGGCTCACGCTTCGCTGGGAAATACTTCAAGTTCTTGGAAAGCTTTGAGTTATATTCTCAGGTTATGATCACGTTTGATGATCTGGTCGATCTGAATACACTTTTGCACCTTCGGAATCTTAAGTTAACAAGCATAGACCTTTCTGACCAACCTCATCTTGGTATCCTGCTCCACAATCTGACAGCCCTGCAATTTTTTGGTTTGTACAGATCCCGAATTCCTTCCATTAACGAAGACCTAACTAAAGACTTGAAATCACTAAAATATCTCTATTTTAGTTTGTACAATGACTTGAATGTGATTGACAACTTTGCCAAGCCACTTTTAAATCTGAGGTACATTGTTATGATTAACATGATGCTTTTCTGCAGCTGTGACAATGCTTGGTTTAACGAATGGAGCATAGACAACAGACAGGTCCAAGTTCTAACATGGTCGTACCCAAGGGGACATGCATTAGCATGCCGAGACATGAACGGCATACAAGACTTTGCTAAGTACAGTGTGTCCAGCTGCTCCCTGCATGTGGGATTTATCTTATACATTTCTACTTCTCTTGGGATTCTGCTTTTCATGTTAGTGGTTCTGGTCTATAATCTTGCTGGAGATTACCTGCTGGCGTTTATATACATCGCTCAGGGCTGGATGGACAAAGCCATCCGAGGGAGCGCTAAGAGACGCTATCAGTATGACGTTTTTGTCTCGTACTCGGGAACAGACGAGTCCTGGGTTGTGGATGAGCTTCTGCCCAATCTAGAGAGACGAGGACCACCATTCCTGCAGCTCTGTCTCCACAGTCGAGACTTTCAACTAGGTGTGGACatcacagagaacatcactggAAGTCTGTACAAGAGCCGCCACACGCTTTGCCTGCTTAGCCGCCAATATCTCCGCAGCAAATGGTGCTCTTTAGAGATGAAGCTGGCCACGGACTACCTGATAGCCGAGCACAGGGACATTCTGATTGTCGTGTTCCTGGAGAAGATCTCCCCGAAACTTCTGTCCGCTCACCACAGGCTGGCACGATTTGTCAAGAGGAAAACCTACCTAGACTGGCCCCAGGACCCCCAACAACAGGTGGCATTCTGGGATAGACTGTGGGCCAAGCTCGCACCTAAGCCTTTCTGA
- the LOC113656559 gene encoding toll-like receptor 13: MFRFLSMLLLASATGWMSKKCFVYEDEIIKDNQIIPSCPRGNLTASCLDVSDVKLDLAMLPPRVNSLCLEAAQGLELRPNDFKRFSILEQLHIRYCPRAIHSGAFAGLPNLRLISFDGLFLKKTACCRTFVSANAFGQLPSLSELFFYYYNMSAISTDVFSGIKELQTLHFQSCGIEILDIACKTVELSQSVMSLYVGTDDTVVLRNQHCPRLEDASTAEHFKTLKRISFVFPGLKSLGESVFKYFQNISLLNMPMNSVLKMQLLQSGVQKIQTLEAKLEQGGLGSVCDIVYNLSVESLKLENDFSLCEDIELQGCARLREILLVSSYLQDKLCFIRVVKNLQVLDLRFKFLPQLLHNICDSPDILQLLQKFSLNFSLLSRITRRQFYCLQNLQTLDLAFNEISVIEDFAFAGFDKLQGSYMKDMGLLSDNQTFNGLRCLEYLILRNNEILSINFTAFEGLTNLKVLDLHGNLITRIAAKHSIPYQGLESLESLDLKSNRITYVDDFAFKQLKSLKTLILDNNNISEISRFTFFGLDGLESLMIEYNVVNYIEPFALSNLSALRKFSVGCLKHPSSMTAEVEINLGLWFGRIPINLTELIISSCSRPMSIVIGSESAPKPGLQLEIFGQRVSFRDCEKPFFLSVVGLKAIVKQLVCGSRFAGKYFKFLESFELSSQVMTTFDDLVDLNTLLHLRYLKLTCIDLFDQPHLGILLHNLTALQFFGLYRSRIPSISEDLTKDLKSLKYLYFSLYNDLNVIDNFAKPLLNLRYIVMINMMLFCSCDSAWFNQWSTDNRQVQVLTWLYPTRHALECRNMNGIQDFAKYSVSSCSLHVGFILYISTSLGILLFMLVVLVHNLAGDYLLAFIYIAQGWMDKAIRGSAKRRYQYDVFVSYSGTDESWVVDELLPNLERRGPPFLQLCLHSRDFQLGVDIAENITGSLYRSRHTLCLLSRQYLRSKWCSLEMKLATDYLIAEHRDILIVVFLEKISPKLLSAHHRLARFVKRKTYLDWPQDPQQQVAFWDRLWAKLAPKPF, encoded by the coding sequence ATGTTTCGGTTCCTCTCCATGCTCCTACTAGCATCAGCTACAGGCTGGAtgtcaaaaaaatgttttgtttacgAAGATGAAATTATCAAAGACAACCAGATTATTCCGTCTTGCCCGAGGGGAAACCTAACAGCAAGCTGTTTGGATGTCAGTGACGTGAAGCTGGATCTTGCCATGCTTCCTCCTCGAGTTAACAGTCTTTGCCTGGAAGCAGCACAGGGACTGGAGCTACGTCCAAATGATTTTAAGCGATTCTCCATTCTTGAACAACTGCACATCCGATATTGTCCCAGGGCCATTCATTCTGGAGCTTTTGCAGGGTTGCCAAATCTGCGTCTGATATCATTTGAcggactttttttaaaaaaaacagcctgtTGCAGGACTTTTGTTTCAGCAAATGCTTTTGGGCAGCTACCCAGCTTGAgcgagctttttttttattactacaaTATGTCAGCAATATCAACAGATGTATTTAGTGGAATAAAAGAACTACAAACCTTGCACTTTCAGAGCTGTGGCATCGAAATCCTAGATATTGCCTGTAAAACTGTTGAACTCTCACAATCAGTGATGTCCCTGTACGTCGGCACCGATGACACGGTTGTCCTGAGAAATCAGCACTGTCCTCGATTAGAGGACGCATCGACGGCCGAACATTTCAAAACCTTGAAAAGGATCAGTTTTGTATTTCCGGGTCTGAAATCCTTGGGGGAAAGCGTCTTCAAGTACTTTCAAAATATTTCCCTATTAAACATGCCCATGAATTCGGTTCTCAAGATGCAGCTGCTGCAGTCTGGAGTACAAAAGATTCAGACGCTGGAGGCAAAACTGGAACAAGGTGGTCTTGGGTCTGTTTGTGATATTGTATACAATCTTTCAGTTGAAAGCTTAAAATTAGAAAACGATTTTTCCCTTTGTGAGGATATCGAGCTCCAAGGATGTGCGAGACTGCGAGAAATACTACTTGTAAGCTCTTACTTGCAAGATAAGCTATGTTTCATTAGGGTTGTAAAAAATCTACAAGTTTTGGATTTGAGATTCAAATTTTTGCCACAGTTACTCCATAATATTTGTGACTCACCTGATATTTTGCAGCTGTTACAAAAGTTTTCTCTAAATTTTAGTTTGTTAAGCAGAATAACTAGAAGACAGTTTTATTGTCTACAAAATCTCCAAACTCTTGATCTCGCCTTTAATGAAATCTCTGTGATTGAAGATTTTGCATTTGCAGGATTTGATAAGTTGCAAGGTTCCTACATGAAGGACATGGGTTTGCTGAGTGATAATCAGACTTTTAATGGTCTCCGTTGTTTGGAATATTTAATTTTGAGAAATAATGAAATCTTGTCAATTAACTTTACTGCATTTGAAGGCCTGACAAATTTGAAAGTCTTGGACCTTCACGGCAACCTGATTACTCGGATCGCTGCGAAACATTCGATTCCGTATCAGGGACTGGAGAGTTTGGAAAGTTTAGACTTGAAATCTAACAGAATCACGTACGTCGATGACTTCGCATTCAAACAACTGAAAAGTTTAAAGACTTTAATTTTGGATAACAACAACATTTCTGAAATTAGCAGGTTCACCTTCTTTGGTCTGGATGGTTTAGAGTCATTGATGATTGAATATAATGTAGTTAACTATATCGAGCCCTTTGCCCTGAGCAATTTATCTGCTTTGCGGAAATTCTCAGTTGGGTGTCTCAAACATCCATCATCCATGACCGCAGAGGTCGAGATCAATCTCGGTCTCTGGTTTGGCCGCATTCCTATAAACCTCACTGAACTCATTATCAGCTCCTGCAGCCGCCCAATGAGCATCGTGATCGGGAGCGAGAGCGCCCCCAAACCTGGTCTACAGCTCGAAATCTTTGGACAAAGAGTCAGTTTCCGAGACTGCGAGAAGCCGTTCTTTCTGTCGGTGGTCGGTCTTAAAGCTATAGTCAAACAGCTTGTGTGTGGCTCACGCTTCGCTGGGAAATACTTCAAGTTCTTGGAAAGCTTTGAGTTATCTTCTCAAGTTATGACCACGTTTGATGATCTGGTCGATCTGAATACTCTTTTGCACCTTCGGTATCTTAAGTTAACATGCATAGACCTTTTTGACCAACCTCATCTTGGTATCCTGCTCCACAATCTGACAGCCCTGCAATTTTTTGGTTTGTACAGATCCCGAATTCCTTCCATTAGCGAAGACCTAACTAAAGACTTGAAATCACTCAAATATCTCTATTTTAGTTTGTACAATGACTTGAATGTGATTGACAACTTTGCCAAGCCACTTTTAAATCTGAGGTACATTGTTATGATTAACATGATGCTTTTCTGCAGCTGTGACAGCGCTTGGTTTAATCAATGGAGCACAGACAACAGACAGGTCCAAGTTCTAACATGGTTGTACCCAACGAGACATGCATTAGAATGCCGAAACATGAACGGCATACAAGACTTTGCTAAGTACAGTGTGTCCAGCTGCTCCCTGCATGTGGGATTTATCTTATACATTTCTACTTCTCTTGGGATTCTGCTTTTCATGTTAGTGGTTCTGGTCCATAATCTTGCTGGAGATTACCTGCTGGCGTTTATATACATCGCTCAGGGCTGGATGGACAAAGCCATCCGAGGGAGCGCTAAGAGACGCTATCAGTATGATGTTTTTGTCTCGTACTCGGGAACAGACGAGTCCTGGGTTGTGGATGAGCTTCTGCCCAATCTGGAGAGACGAGGACCACCGTTCCTGCAGCTCTGTCTCCACAGTCGGGACTTTCAACTAGGTGTGGACATTGCAGAGAACATCACCGGAAGTCTGTACAGGAGCCGCCACACGCTTTGCCTGCTTAGCCGCCAATATCTCCGCAGCAAATGGTGCTCTTTAGAGATGAAGCTGGCCACGGACTACCTGATAGCCGAGCACAGGGACATTCTGATTGTCGTGTTCCTGGAGAAGATCTCCCCGAAACTTCTGTCCGCTCACCACAGGCTGGCACGATTTGTCAAGAGGAAAACCTACCTAGACTGGCCCCAGGACCCCCAACAACAGGTGGCATTCTGGGATAGACTGTGGGCCAAGCTCGCACCTAAGCCTTTCTGA